The Canis lupus dingo isolate Sandy chromosome 34, ASM325472v2, whole genome shotgun sequence genome contains the following window.
tcacgaccctaagatcaagagtcacatgctccagcaactgagctagccaggcacctcTCCTTCCATCCTTTTCTGCTTTCCTACCCCTTTGGCCTTGCTTTTTCAGCGTCTTCTCTTTTTCCTACCAGCCTCAACTCCTGTTCCTTTTTTACCTAGCACTTCTTAATGTTCTCTGGTATCCATAGTCTGTCTCTATTCCTTACCCAGATTCCCTTGTCTGTCCAGGTGCCAGATCTGAAAGATCATGTACCTAAgagaaatctttctttcctttacctaTGTACCCAATATCTTCAGCTTTACTGTCTGCTTTAACTCTTTTGAGTTTCAGGATGATGATCCTGCAGCAAAATGCTCTCCTAAATTTCACTGACAGAAAGCTGGGTGGGGTAATGTTCATTGTCTGGAGTCAGAGTGAAACTGAGTTAACAGCCATCAGTGATTGTTATGGAGCATTACTCTCAGGCTGCTATTTTAATCCTGTGTTTTGGTTCTGGTAGATAGAAGTACTTTTCTTATCTCTACAAGTTATTAAAACCTGTATTTTTATAGAAGTTATAGTAatttatatgtaacattttaCTTAGAGATCTGAGAGTTCCCAACCATCTGGGTCTCAAAAAAACGACAGAAGGGTACACATTAATTCCTTCTGATCACATTCTGtattatgaaaaacataaatttctatttatatgtttatagctgaaccttgaacaacacaggtttgaggTGCAatggtccacttatatgcagatttttccaataaatataataaatgtatttgccCTATGATTTGCCtattttctctagcttgctttacTGTAAGACAGTAATAAGttatataacacatatacaaaatatgtgttaactgactTATCAGTAAGGcgtctggtcaacagtaggctattagtagggAAGTtctgggggagtcaaaagttatagaTTTTTGACCGTACAGGGGATCAGCACCCTTAACCCTTTccttgttcaagggtcagctgtaatTATTTGGGGAGATGACTGGATTAAATTAGTTCTTTgagaataaagttttaaattagaCGTCacatcaagttttctttttcatctttccttacAGGGATGGAAAACAAAGTGAAATGGTGTTTTAGCCTATGTATTTCAGCAGACCTTCTGCAATTCAGCTAAAACCATGACTGCTCTTTCTTCAGAGAACTGCTCTTTTCAGTACCAGTTACATCAAGCAAATCAGCCTCTAGATGGTAACTGTTTGCTGTTTCTGATTATACTTGGGAAAATACTACTGAATATCCTCACACtaggaatgagaagaaaaatcaccTATCAAAACTTTATGGAGTATTTTTGCATTTCACTAGTATTCATCGATCTTTTACTTTTAGTAAACATTTCCATTATATCCTATTTCAGGGATTTTGTACTGTTAGGCATTAGGTTTACTAAATACCACATCTGCCTATTTactcaaattatttctttcacttatgGCTTTCTGCATTATCCAGTTTTCCTGATAGCTTGTATAGATTATTACCTAAACTTCTCTAAAACCACAAAACTTGGGTTTAAgtgtcaaaaattattttatttcttgacagTAATTTTAATTTGGGTTTCAGTCCTTGCTTATGTTTTGGGAGATCCAGCTATCTACCAAAGCCTGAAGGCACAGAATGTTTATTCTTATCAGTGTCCTTTCTACATTAGCATTCAGAGTTACTGGCTGTCATTCTTCATGGTGATAGTTTTATTTATGGCGTTTCTAACCTCTCGGGCAGAAGTTATTGCCTTGGTACAGGCTGTTAGGATGACCTCCTATATGAATGAGACTATcctatattttcccttttcatccCATCCTAGTTATACTCTGAGCTCTAAAAAAACGCTCTTGCCCAAGTTCATTATCTGTTTTCTCGGCACTTGGTTACCATTTGTACTACTTCAAGTAATTATCCTTTTACTTAAAGTCCAGATTCCAGCATATATTGAGATGAATGTTCCGTGGTTGTACTTTGTCAATAGTTTTCTCATTGCTACAGTTTATTGGTTTAATTGTCACAAGCTTAATTTAAGAGACTTCGCATTACCTGTGGATCCATTCGTCAACTGGAAATGCTGCTTCATTCCACTTACAATTCAGAATCTTGAGCAAACTGAAAAGCCTATATcaataataatttgttaatgttgccatgttaaaattaattaaaatgacaacTACAGTAAGAATCATAATTTCACAAACGGGAAAGAATGAAGACTCAGGACATATAAAGATTGAACTGGACTGaagctcccctccccagccccaactTTCATACCATTTCAGAATGTGTCTTTTGGGAgctattgtattaaaaaaaaattccaagaaaaattTGTATACCTGTTCAGGAACACTGTGTGTTACCAATATTAATTTAATACAAAAGTGAAAGAAGTTAATATTTGGCCATACTGATTTCATGTAACCCAAAAAACGACTGGATGCAAAACTGTTATGTAAATCTGAGATTCTCTGCCAATAATAtaacaaatgtaaataaacacttttattaAATTCAGAGCACGAAAATCAcgatcattttcttaaaattatattcgTTTAACATAAAGGGAAGATTAGCTCAACTTAAATTTAggtaattttcagaaatatctcTCTGTTCTTAATGCAGATACTCCTGGAAGAAAAGTTTTAGTTGCTCACCTTACAGAACTGGGAGTAGTGACTAGGCCTCTTTCCACAACATACCAGATTCATGTTCATTTATAACTTATATGTCACATACTTGCATGTCAAATCATAACGACATTGACAATGTATCACACACTGTAAAAGGAGGGTTTCTTATCCTCAGCACTATACACATTTTGGATTGgatgattctttgttgtgggaggctgtcctgtgccctgGAGGGTGTCGGCAGCATGCCTTTCCTCTGCCCAAGACACGCAGATCCGGAGtatctccagacactgccaaaccTCCCCTGCTGGGCAGAGCCACCCAGCCCTCAGGTGAGAACTGCTGGAGCAAAGCATTTAAATGGCAGAATATCTGAAGTCATTTTGTCAAACGACACAGATACTAATAGGTCACAGTTTCTAAACTTGGTCCCTGCCACTTCTCTGACTGTACCACTTTCTAAACTGGCCAATACATAGGACTGggacactttaaaatatattgtactTAATTAGTAAAGATTTACACTCTGCAGTTTTTAAATAGGCAAATTTATAACTATATCAAAGCCCTCataagcttaaagaaaaaaaattattcaatagaccagccaaatggaagaggcttttatttgtaaagaaatgAACTTACAACTGGTCTACAATATATTATTgtaatataaacaatataaataaatgatcctGTAGGCCCACTAACCTTCCATCCAGACCCACATGAGGCAATGTTAACAATATTCTATGTGAAAATGTGCAGGTAACAAAGGTGCAATTACAAGCAAGTTTAAGCAGCAGAGTATAAGGTGCTTTAATTTAACAGTTAATGTTGCCATCAACAAACATTTGAATGCTCAATTTTACTTCACTGAATACAGACACAACAAATatgaaaatctaaaattcatACACATGCTACTTGTTAATATGAAAGtgctttctcctttaaaaaaatacaccaaatgGACAGTCTTTTTACATAGATCATGGTGTGctcttaaaatgcaaaattaacttcattttcaggttatacattttaaaactgtaGCTATAGACACCAATCTAGGAATGCTAATGCTAAGAGTGCTAAAACTATTTCATTTCCTGTAAGGAGGACTCTAATACAATATCCAATGGAAAGAATACATCTATAtataatcttaacattttttttttctgtaaaagtaaAAAAGGTTTCCTTTCCCCTTGGTGATGCTTTTGTTCAACCTGGGTAGATGAGCTTCTGAGGTTTTAGTAATATGAAAGTTCTATTTTAGGACAATGGGAGGAACCAAAAGGAATTTAAAGATccgttaacagaaaaaaaaaatcagtgaacatGTGTTtgaagcatcaaaaaaaaaattacaatttgcCTTTGTTAGATCAACAgagtaacatttctttttaacaagCAAAAGCAGTAATTTAGCAAAGGCTCGAAATGCCCACCTCTCTCATCAGTACCTCTCCTGCACCCTGTGTCTACAACTCCAGCCTTCACCACAGCTCACTCTTTACTCTGAGGATGGTTTTAAAACTcgctttgactttttttttcccctatggaaAAAACAAGACCAAGCTTTTGAATGAGGTGATTGGGAATCTAGTTGAATGTCCTGGCAACTGGACGTCTAAAATTACACCATCTCAGCACACttccttaactttttaaaatttaaaaatacgtaTATAAAAAGTATGCAATAGATATTTTAACagcataaaatatttgaaaaattaggtatatcaaaacattttaaaagtaatttaaaagtttttttaaacacagactGTCTGGTTACTTGGATGTCTGTGTCCTATTTTCAGTCAGTTTTAGATTCTAACATGTATTTGGACATTTTCCTGCCTAAAAACCTGCAACTGTGGtgcataaaagatttttaatattaggtatttttaatttgaagaggtgaagggaaaaaaagatattttcattttgtaccttTATGGAGAAGTTAGCATCAAGTGATGTTAATCTGTATCGCTGGGTCAACAGGAAATAGAACATAATTTCACAGAATCCCCAAGTGGTAAGGAAACTTTACTCCATTAATCAATGCCATTCAATGTATATTCCCCAAACAGTTGTCAATTCAAGCATGGAAAGGTTTTATGTTTACCagttctgcattttttaaaggaa
Protein-coding sequences here:
- the GPR160 gene encoding probable G-protein coupled receptor 160, whose protein sequence is MTALSSENCSFQYQLHQANQPLDGNCLLFLIILGKILLNILTLGMRRKITYQNFMEYFCISLVFIDLLLLVNISIISYFRDFVLLGIRFTKYHICLFTQIISFTYGFLHYPVFLIACIDYYLNFSKTTKLGFKCQKLFYFLTVILIWVSVLAYVLGDPAIYQSLKAQNVYSYQCPFYISIQSYWLSFFMVIVLFMAFLTSRAEVIALVQAVRMTSYMNETILYFPFSSHPSYTLSSKKTLLPKFIICFLGTWLPFVLLQVIILLLKVQIPAYIEMNVPWLYFVNSFLIATVYWFNCHKLNLRDFALPVDPFVNWKCCFIPLTIQNLEQTEKPISIIIC